From the Polaribacter gangjinensis genome, the window CTCTTACAATCCAGGCTTTTGGATCGTTTTCAACACCATTTTCTATGCCATGTAAATAACGTGTAAACCAACGATTCATCATCGAAATTGGAGGTGGACCTCCATGACCATTTTGGTGATAAAAAATCTGAGTTGGCAAGCCCATTTCAGAGGCTTTTTTATAGATTCTATAGCTGTGCTCTGGCATTACATTCCAATCATTAAAACCATGAGACATCAATAAAGCTGCTTTCATAGGTTGCATTTGATTCAAATAATCACGACCAGCCCAAAAATCATTGTAATCTCCTGTAATTCTATCCATTCCATTTGCCATTTCAGTATCTCGAATTACTTTGTTGTTTTTTGCTCTGTTTTCTTCTTTTCCACTGTGAATAAAATCGTACAACACATCAATATCTTCGCCTAAATATCCTCCAGGAGAACGCACCAAACCATTGGAACGATAATAATGATAATAGGAAGTATTTGGAGCAACAGGAATAATTGCTTCTAAACCTTCAACGCCAGTAGTTGCAGCTGCTAACGGAATTGTTCCGTTATAAGAAGTACCTGTCATTCCTACTTTTCCTGTTGACCAAAAAGCGGTTACTTCTTCAGTTCCTTCTCTTGATGTAAATCCTTTTGCACGTCCATTTAGCCAATCAATCACAGCTTTGGGAGCTAAAGATTCGTTTTTGCCACCCACAGTTGGAGCGCCATCAGACAAACCTGTTCCTGGCGAAGAAGAGTGTACCACAATATACCCTCTTGGGACCCAAGTTTTAACCTGCGAATTTGAAATGATTGGACGTTCACCTCTTCTTTGCACTTCTACATGCGTTCGTGGTTTTGGTTTTGCACCCAATTCGTGCTTCACTTCCCAAAATAATCCAGGAGCATCTCCTGCAGTTCCAGCATAATACGGACTTGATTCATATACTACAGGCAATTTCAAACCTTCTGTTTCTGTTTGAAAAGGTCTTGTTACGTCTACATGCATTCTGTCTAATTTTCCATCACCATCAGAATCAAAAGTGGTTTCTACCCACAAATCATGACGAATCCATTTTTCAGGAGTGTTAAAAGCTGCTACAATTTGCGCTTCACCATCTTTAAAAATGGGTGTTGCTTTTTCTTGTGCTTTTACTGAAAAAGTAAGAAGAAATAAAACGAGTAATTGAATATTATTTTTCATTTGGTGGTGTTATTTTAAAACTGAAAATTCTATAGATGAATCTGTAAAAACAGTATGCGTTTGGGTTTTGAAATCTTTTTCTTCGGCTTTGTAAATATTATCTACATAGGTTTGCGGATTCAAATCGATCAATGGAAACCAAGTACTTTGAACTTGAATTTGCACTTTGTGTCCTTTTTTAAACGTGTGGAAAACATCTTGCAATTTGATGTTTACAGCCGTTTTTTTGTTTGGAATGAAAGGCTCAGGAAACTCAAAACTATTTCTAAAACGACCTCTCATCACTTCACTACGAACCATCAAATGGTAGTTGCTCATTTTTAAGTGATCCTGCATTTTGTCGTTATTTTCTTCAGCATCTGCAGGATGTACATCAATTACTTTTACAATCCAATCTGCGGCAGTTCCTGTAGTGGCAACGTTTAGCTTTGCTAAAATATCTCCAGCCAACGTAAAATCTTGGGTTAAAACATCGGTTTCAAAAACCAACACATCAGGCCTTCTTGCGGCAAAACGTTGATCATCTGTCATGTATTTTCTAGGTGTAAAGACCGTTTTGATGTCTTCAGAATAAGGAACAGGACGTTTGATGTCGCTGATAAATGAAATGCCTTTTGTTTCTTTTTGGGTAGCTGTCAATTCTTGATTGTCAGATAAAAACCAATTTTCTTTCACTACATTTTTAGGTGGCCAAACATCATACGATTTCCATTCTTTTTTACCAGAATCATACACGTAGGCTTCAGGCAACCCTGAATTTTTATCTCCTTTTCCTTTTAAGAAATGATGAAAAAATCGGGTTTCGATTTCTTTCTGAAATTTCAAAGAAATAGAGTCTCCAAAATAGTAATTTCCGACAGCATTTTTTACTGAATTTCTTGCCCATCCTCCATGATCCCAAGGACCAAAAACTAGTGTATTGTAATTGTTTTTGCCATATTTTTCAATGGCTTTGTAGGTTTCTAAAGGACCGTATAAATCTTCGGCATCAAACCAACCACCTACAATCATGGTTGCTACTGATGATGGAACTTTGTTTAAATGCTGAATGATGCCTTTGCTTTGCCAAACGGAATCGTAGTTTGGATGCTCTACAATTTCTTTCCAGAAAAAATCATCGATTTTATCTTTTGCAGTTGCTGAACTTACATCCAATTTTTCATATTGAAAATATTCGTTTAGGTTTTTTAAAGGTCCTTTGTCTAAGAAAAATTGATATTGATCTTGGGTTTTTAAATCAGGTGTTGAATACCAAGCTGTGTCAGTTGGCGTGTCTTTATAGGTGCCAAATAACGAAATCGCTCTAAAATAACTCAATAAAAATGCCCCATTGTGATGAAAATCATCAAAGAAAAAATCGCCAATACAGGCTTGTGGTGATGCTGCTTTTAACGCAGGATGTGCATCAATGGCTGATATTGTCGCATAATGTCCAGGATAAGAAATTCCCCATGTACCCACATTTCCATTGTTGTTTTCTACATTTTTTACCAACCAATCAATAGTGTCATACGTATCTGAAACTTCATCTGATTCATTCGCTTTTTTATTGGGTAAATACGCACGCATGTTGTCATATA encodes:
- a CDS encoding Xaa-Pro dipeptidyl-peptidase; translation: MKNNIQLLVLFLLTFSVKAQEKATPIFKDGEAQIVAAFNTPEKWIRHDLWVETTFDSDGDGKLDRMHVDVTRPFQTETEGLKLPVVYESSPYYAGTAGDAPGLFWEVKHELGAKPKPRTHVEVQRRGERPIISNSQVKTWVPRGYIVVHSSSPGTGLSDGAPTVGGKNESLAPKAVIDWLNGRAKGFTSREGTEEVTAFWSTGKVGMTGTSYNGTIPLAAATTGVEGLEAIIPVAPNTSYYHYYRSNGLVRSPGGYLGEDIDVLYDFIHSGKEENRAKNNKVIRDTEMANGMDRITGDYNDFWAGRDYLNQMQPMKAALLMSHGFNDWNVMPEHSYRIYKKASEMGLPTQIFYHQNGHGGPPPISMMNRWFTRYLHGIENGVENDPKAWIVRENDKMDNPTSYKNYPNPDAENLTFYLGKGAPKVGSLSINNSNDKSKETLVDNYSFSAESLAKADETNHRLLYVSPILKEDLHISGLASITVKAASSKAAVNLSVYLVSLPWNEGRGSKITDNIITRGWADLQNYQSISKSQPLKVGKFYEMTFDFQPDDQIIKKGQQIGLLIFSSDSEYTLLPKPGTELTIDLSGTILKIPVVGGENAFKKATE
- a CDS encoding CocE/NonD family hydrolase gives rise to the protein MKKYFLISIIGISLLFSCTKSAEKTPEKDTFVADNYIKTEVDIVMRDGIKLHTTIYSPKDKSKTYPILMQRTPYSSAPYGEGKLKTKIGPNEHLMKDGYIIVYQDVRGRWMSEGVYDNMRAYLPNKKANESDEVSDTYDTIDWLVKNVENNNGNVGTWGISYPGHYATISAIDAHPALKAASPQACIGDFFFDDFHHNGAFLLSYFRAISLFGTYKDTPTDTAWYSTPDLKTQDQYQFFLDKGPLKNLNEYFQYEKLDVSSATAKDKIDDFFWKEIVEHPNYDSVWQSKGIIQHLNKVPSSVATMIVGGWFDAEDLYGPLETYKAIEKYGKNNYNTLVFGPWDHGGWARNSVKNAVGNYYFGDSISLKFQKEIETRFFHHFLKGKGDKNSGLPEAYVYDSGKKEWKSYDVWPPKNVVKENWFLSDNQELTATQKETKGISFISDIKRPVPYSEDIKTVFTPRKYMTDDQRFAARRPDVLVFETDVLTQDFTLAGDILAKLNVATTGTAADWIVKVIDVHPADAEENNDKMQDHLKMSNYHLMVRSEVMRGRFRNSFEFPEPFIPNKKTAVNIKLQDVFHTFKKGHKVQIQVQSTWFPLIDLNPQTYVDNIYKAEEKDFKTQTHTVFTDSSIEFSVLK